A portion of the Candidatus Eisenbacteria bacterium genome contains these proteins:
- a CDS encoding DJ-1/PfpI family protein produces MNASARFRARSLRSFKPFARVAVLARVAVLALATLFPATARPAAAAPPTTRYQIAILVFEGAEILDFAGPYEMFGAANCDVFTVAASTRPVTTAMGLTVVPRHSFTSAPKADVLVIPGGHVSDVRKHSATLDYIKRVSSRDAITMSVCNGAFILASTGLLDGRSATTTYGNLERLGREFPKLKVVRDQRYVDNGNLITTGGLSAGMDGALHVIARLFGTGYAQAVALGEEYDWQPEPRLARGALADGEIPELGLSETGDWELVRTEGDTRQWHASVKGKLKITRVEFTQRAERALEKAGWSKRARAGASAAKATGSRSEWRFTGRDGKPWTGSISIEGGAKAGEPLTAEIRVAKE; encoded by the coding sequence ACGCAGTTTCAAGCCGTTCGCGCGCGTCGCGGTGCTGGCACGCGTCGCGGTGCTGGCGCTCGCCACGCTGTTCCCGGCCACCGCTCGACCGGCTGCCGCGGCGCCGCCGACCACGCGCTACCAGATCGCGATCCTGGTATTCGAAGGCGCCGAGATCCTCGACTTCGCGGGACCCTACGAGATGTTCGGGGCGGCGAACTGCGACGTGTTCACGGTTGCCGCGAGCACCAGGCCGGTCACCACCGCGATGGGACTCACCGTGGTGCCGCGTCATTCGTTCACGAGTGCCCCCAAGGCGGACGTGCTGGTGATTCCCGGCGGCCACGTCTCGGACGTCCGCAAGCACTCGGCGACGCTCGACTACATCAAGCGAGTCTCGTCGCGCGACGCGATCACGATGTCGGTTTGCAACGGCGCGTTCATCCTGGCCAGCACCGGGCTGCTCGATGGCCGCTCCGCGACCACGACGTACGGCAATCTCGAGCGGCTCGGTCGCGAGTTTCCGAAGCTCAAAGTGGTGCGCGACCAGCGCTACGTCGACAACGGCAATCTCATCACCACCGGCGGCCTTTCGGCCGGCATGGACGGCGCGCTGCACGTCATCGCGCGCCTGTTCGGCACCGGCTACGCGCAGGCCGTCGCATTGGGAGAGGAGTACGACTGGCAGCCGGAGCCGCGCCTTGCGCGCGGGGCACTCGCCGACGGCGAGATCCCGGAGCTGGGGCTCAGCGAGACCGGAGACTGGGAGCTCGTCCGCACCGAAGGCGACACGCGTCAGTGGCACGCGAGTGTGAAGGGCAAGCTCAAGATCACGCGCGTCGAGTTCACGCAGCGCGCCGAGCGGGCGCTCGAGAAGGCGGGGTGGTCTAAGCGCGCTCGCGCGGGGGCCTCGGCCGCCAAAGCGACCGGTTCGCGCAGCGAGTGGCGCTTCACGGGCCGCGACGGCAAGCCGTGGACCGGTTCGATCTCGATCGAGGGCGGCGCGAAAGCCGGAGAGCCGCTGACTGCCGAGATCCGGGTGGCGAAGGAGTAG